From a region of the Theobroma cacao cultivar B97-61/B2 chromosome 8, Criollo_cocoa_genome_V2, whole genome shotgun sequence genome:
- the LOC18592724 gene encoding 50S ribosomal protein L13 isoform X2: protein MATQAAATTFNGNLKKALAGLRRINLEGLRWRVFDAKGQVLGRLASQISTVIQGKDKPIYAPNRDDGDMCIVINAKDVCVTGRKLTDKFYYWHTGYVGNLKERSLKDQMAKDPTEVIRKAVLRMLPRNKLRDRSKIEDIC from the exons ATGGCAACCCAAGCAGCAGCTACCACTTTCAATGGAAATCTAAAG AAAGCCCTTGCTGGTCTGAGGCGAATTAATCTGGAAGGTCTGCGATGGAGAGTCTTTGATGCCAAAGGCCAG GTCCTTGGAAGATTAGCATCTCAAATTTCTACTGTGATTCAAGGAAAGGACAAGCCTATTTACGCTCCAAATCGCGATGATGGGGATATGTGCATTGTGATTAATGCCAAGGATGTCTGTGTTACAGGGAGAAAACTTACGGATAAGTTTTATTACTGGCATACAGG CTATGTTGGCAACCTCAAGGAAAGAAGTTTGAAGGACCAGATGGCAAAGGATCCTACAGAAGTCATACGCAAAGCAGTCCTACGCATGCTTCCAAGAAACAAACTGCGTGAT AGATCGAAAATTGAGGATATTTGCTGA
- the LOC18592724 gene encoding 50S ribosomal protein L13 isoform X1 yields the protein MATQAAATTFNGNLKKALAGLRRINLEGLRWRVFDAKGQVLGRLASQISTVIQGKDKPIYAPNRDDGDMCIVINAKDVCVTGRKLTDKFYYWHTGYVGNLKERSLKDQMAKDPTEVIRKAVLRMLPRNKLRDDRDRKLRIFADSEHPFGDRPLKPYVMPPRTVREMRPRARRALIRAQKRAEEQEQGGNQSRKGKRKEAKMEVTA from the exons ATGGCAACCCAAGCAGCAGCTACCACTTTCAATGGAAATCTAAAG AAAGCCCTTGCTGGTCTGAGGCGAATTAATCTGGAAGGTCTGCGATGGAGAGTCTTTGATGCCAAAGGCCAG GTCCTTGGAAGATTAGCATCTCAAATTTCTACTGTGATTCAAGGAAAGGACAAGCCTATTTACGCTCCAAATCGCGATGATGGGGATATGTGCATTGTGATTAATGCCAAGGATGTCTGTGTTACAGGGAGAAAACTTACGGATAAGTTTTATTACTGGCATACAGG CTATGTTGGCAACCTCAAGGAAAGAAGTTTGAAGGACCAGATGGCAAAGGATCCTACAGAAGTCATACGCAAAGCAGTCCTACGCATGCTTCCAAGAAACAAACTGCGTGAT GATAGAGATCGAAAATTGAGGATATTTGCTGATAGTGAGCACCCCTTTGGTGATCGGCCTCTTAAACCGTATGTGATGCCACCCCGAACAGTACGAGAAATGAGGCCTCGTGCAAGAAGAGCCTTGATTCGAGCTCAGAAGAGGGCAGAGGAGCAAGAACAAGGTGGCAACCAATCAAGAAAAGgcaaaaggaaagaagctAAGATGGAAGTTACAGCATGA
- the LOC18592725 gene encoding type IV inositol polyphosphate 5-phosphatase 3 isoform X1, whose product MKQGSKHQPERSWAEICCFGCSCLQLFWPRLVMRKLLNITAKDSDYSADTDDEDDIGSDSETEEIYESCRESRFRGNRDEEPLPDLNGLDGLPKLRRRKSETFRAQYINTKEIRVCVGTWNVGGKVPPDDLDIDDWIDINKPADIYVLGLQEIVPLNAGNIFGAEDSRPVPKWENIIRETLNRIRPATTKVKCYSDPPSPSKFKPFDDVPNLEEEIILESDSDIGEEIHPLDEEPNSFDEVNNSAGNKSVFTNSGVSDCGGGAKLDVPVEQDLQRQFSSPKRLDRLNCLRMEDCAENVESPVSQQNRKFTRMLRGIEQNGKLTRMLSGTERIGLSWPEPPLNLLSQHVLERPSSFKSIKSFRATKSFQTYSSFKSMNNMASGLALLAELDLESLLKRKKRSSYVRIVSKQMVGIFLTIWVRRSLRRHIQNLKVSTVGVGVMGYIGNKGSISVSMSIHQTHFCFVCTHLTSGEKDGDELKRNADVHEILRRTHFHSLSAFGLPKSIHDHERIIWLGDLNYRINLSYEKTCALIFKKEWSKLIESDQLVRELRKGRTFDGWSEGALNFAPTYKYELNSEKYYGEDPKVGRRTPAWCDRILSYGKGMRQLSYRRTELQLSDHRPVSAIYMVEVEEFCPRKLQRALTYTDAEIENEEVVAEDIQY is encoded by the exons ATGAAGCAGGGCTCCAAGCACCAGCCAGAG AGAAGTTGGGCTGAAATCTGCTGTTTTGGTTGCTCCTGCCTACAGCTCTTTTGGCCTCGACTTGTCATGCGGAAATTGCTCAACATCACTGCCAAAGACTCCGATTACAGCGCCGATACCGATGATGAAGACGACATTGGTTCTGACTCTGAAACCGAAG AAATTTATGAATCGTGCAGAGAATCAAGGTTTAGAGGGAACAGAGATGAGGAACCTCTGCCTGATCTAAATG GCTTAGATGGTCTTCCAAAGTTAAGGAGACGAAAGTCAGAGACTTTTAGGGCGCAATACATAAACACAAAGGAAATAAG AGTATGCGTTGGTACCTGGAATGTTGGTGGAAAGGTTCCTCCTGATGACCTAGATATTGATGATTGGATAGATATCAATAAGCCTGCTGACATTTATGTGCTTGG TCTTCAGGAGATAGTACCATTAAATGCTGGGAATATTTTTGGTGCTGAAGATAGCCGCCCAGTTCCAAAGTGGGAAAACATCATTCGTGAAACGCTCAATAGAATTCGACCTGCAACTACCAAAGTAAAATGCTATAGCGATCCCCCATCTCCATCAAAGTTTAAGCCATTTGATGATGTCCCCAATTTAGAAGAGGAGATTATTCTTGAAAGTGATAGTGATATTGGTGAAGAAATTCATCCATTAGATGAAGAACCCAATAGTTTTGATGAAGTCAATAATTCAGCCGGAAATAAAAGTGTGTTCACCAATTCTGGGGTTTCAGACTGTGGTGGTGGTGCTAAACTTGATGTGCCAGTAGAACAGGATTTACAGAGGCAATTTTCTTCTCCAAAGAGGTTAGATAGATTGAATTGCTTGCGGATGGAGGATTGTGCTGAAAATGTAGAAAGCCCAGTCAGtcaacaaaatagaaaatttaccAGAATGCTTAGGGGGATTgaacaaaatggaaaattaaCCAGAATGCTTAGTGGGACTGAAAGGATTGGTTTGAGCTGGCCAGAGCCTCCACTAAACTTGCTATCTCAGCATGTTTTGGAGAGACCAAGTTCTTTCAAATCGATCAAGTCTTTTAGAGCAACCAAGTCTTTTCAAACATATAGTTCCTTCAAGTCCATGAACAACATGGCATCAGGGCTAGCTTTGCTTGCAGAACTTGACCTCGAATCCCTCCTGAAGCGAAAAAAAAGATCATCATATGTAAGAATAGTTAGTAAGCAGATGGTAGGAATTTTCCTCACTATATGGGTTCGTAGGAGTTTGCGCAGGCATATTCAGAATTTGAAGGTATCTACTGTTGGTGTTGGTGTTATGGGCTACATTGGTAACAAG GGATCTATATCAGTCAGCATGTCCATACATCAAACgcatttttgttttgtatgcACTCACCTGACATCAGGTGAAAAAGATGGAGATGAACTTAAAAGAAATGCTGACGTGCATGAAATACTTAGAAgaactcattttcattctctttctGCTTTTGGACTTCCCAAAAGCATTCATGATCATGA aaGAATAATTTGGTTGGGTGATCTAAATTACCGTATCAATCTGTCATATGAGAAAACATGTGCTCTCATCTTCAAGAAGGAGTGGTCCAAGTTGATTGAGAGTGACCAG CTTGTACGAGAGTTGCGCAAAGGTCGTACATTTGATGGATGGTCTGAGGGTGCTTTAAATTTTGCACCAACATACAAATATGAGTTAAATTCAGAGAAATACTATGGAGAAGATCCCAAGGTTGGGAGGCGCACGCCTGCATG GTGTGACCGTATCCTTTCTTATGGTAAAGGAATGAGACAACTAAGTTATAGGAGGACTGAGCTTCAACTTTCTGATCATCGGCCTGTTTCTGCCATTTATATGGTTGAGGTTGAGGAATTTTGTCCGAGGAAACTACAGCGTGCTCTCACCTATACTGATGCTGAAATTGAAAATGAGGAAGTTGTGGCAGAGGATATTCAATATTGA
- the LOC18592725 gene encoding type IV inositol polyphosphate 5-phosphatase 3 isoform X2 encodes MKQGSKHQPELFWPRLVMRKLLNITAKDSDYSADTDDEDDIGSDSETEEIYESCRESRFRGNRDEEPLPDLNGLDGLPKLRRRKSETFRAQYINTKEIRVCVGTWNVGGKVPPDDLDIDDWIDINKPADIYVLGLQEIVPLNAGNIFGAEDSRPVPKWENIIRETLNRIRPATTKVKCYSDPPSPSKFKPFDDVPNLEEEIILESDSDIGEEIHPLDEEPNSFDEVNNSAGNKSVFTNSGVSDCGGGAKLDVPVEQDLQRQFSSPKRLDRLNCLRMEDCAENVESPVSQQNRKFTRMLRGIEQNGKLTRMLSGTERIGLSWPEPPLNLLSQHVLERPSSFKSIKSFRATKSFQTYSSFKSMNNMASGLALLAELDLESLLKRKKRSSYVRIVSKQMVGIFLTIWVRRSLRRHIQNLKVSTVGVGVMGYIGNKGSISVSMSIHQTHFCFVCTHLTSGEKDGDELKRNADVHEILRRTHFHSLSAFGLPKSIHDHERIIWLGDLNYRINLSYEKTCALIFKKEWSKLIESDQLVRELRKGRTFDGWSEGALNFAPTYKYELNSEKYYGEDPKVGRRTPAWCDRILSYGKGMRQLSYRRTELQLSDHRPVSAIYMVEVEEFCPRKLQRALTYTDAEIENEEVVAEDIQY; translated from the exons ATGAAGCAGGGCTCCAAGCACCAGCCAGAG CTCTTTTGGCCTCGACTTGTCATGCGGAAATTGCTCAACATCACTGCCAAAGACTCCGATTACAGCGCCGATACCGATGATGAAGACGACATTGGTTCTGACTCTGAAACCGAAG AAATTTATGAATCGTGCAGAGAATCAAGGTTTAGAGGGAACAGAGATGAGGAACCTCTGCCTGATCTAAATG GCTTAGATGGTCTTCCAAAGTTAAGGAGACGAAAGTCAGAGACTTTTAGGGCGCAATACATAAACACAAAGGAAATAAG AGTATGCGTTGGTACCTGGAATGTTGGTGGAAAGGTTCCTCCTGATGACCTAGATATTGATGATTGGATAGATATCAATAAGCCTGCTGACATTTATGTGCTTGG TCTTCAGGAGATAGTACCATTAAATGCTGGGAATATTTTTGGTGCTGAAGATAGCCGCCCAGTTCCAAAGTGGGAAAACATCATTCGTGAAACGCTCAATAGAATTCGACCTGCAACTACCAAAGTAAAATGCTATAGCGATCCCCCATCTCCATCAAAGTTTAAGCCATTTGATGATGTCCCCAATTTAGAAGAGGAGATTATTCTTGAAAGTGATAGTGATATTGGTGAAGAAATTCATCCATTAGATGAAGAACCCAATAGTTTTGATGAAGTCAATAATTCAGCCGGAAATAAAAGTGTGTTCACCAATTCTGGGGTTTCAGACTGTGGTGGTGGTGCTAAACTTGATGTGCCAGTAGAACAGGATTTACAGAGGCAATTTTCTTCTCCAAAGAGGTTAGATAGATTGAATTGCTTGCGGATGGAGGATTGTGCTGAAAATGTAGAAAGCCCAGTCAGtcaacaaaatagaaaatttaccAGAATGCTTAGGGGGATTgaacaaaatggaaaattaaCCAGAATGCTTAGTGGGACTGAAAGGATTGGTTTGAGCTGGCCAGAGCCTCCACTAAACTTGCTATCTCAGCATGTTTTGGAGAGACCAAGTTCTTTCAAATCGATCAAGTCTTTTAGAGCAACCAAGTCTTTTCAAACATATAGTTCCTTCAAGTCCATGAACAACATGGCATCAGGGCTAGCTTTGCTTGCAGAACTTGACCTCGAATCCCTCCTGAAGCGAAAAAAAAGATCATCATATGTAAGAATAGTTAGTAAGCAGATGGTAGGAATTTTCCTCACTATATGGGTTCGTAGGAGTTTGCGCAGGCATATTCAGAATTTGAAGGTATCTACTGTTGGTGTTGGTGTTATGGGCTACATTGGTAACAAG GGATCTATATCAGTCAGCATGTCCATACATCAAACgcatttttgttttgtatgcACTCACCTGACATCAGGTGAAAAAGATGGAGATGAACTTAAAAGAAATGCTGACGTGCATGAAATACTTAGAAgaactcattttcattctctttctGCTTTTGGACTTCCCAAAAGCATTCATGATCATGA aaGAATAATTTGGTTGGGTGATCTAAATTACCGTATCAATCTGTCATATGAGAAAACATGTGCTCTCATCTTCAAGAAGGAGTGGTCCAAGTTGATTGAGAGTGACCAG CTTGTACGAGAGTTGCGCAAAGGTCGTACATTTGATGGATGGTCTGAGGGTGCTTTAAATTTTGCACCAACATACAAATATGAGTTAAATTCAGAGAAATACTATGGAGAAGATCCCAAGGTTGGGAGGCGCACGCCTGCATG GTGTGACCGTATCCTTTCTTATGGTAAAGGAATGAGACAACTAAGTTATAGGAGGACTGAGCTTCAACTTTCTGATCATCGGCCTGTTTCTGCCATTTATATGGTTGAGGTTGAGGAATTTTGTCCGAGGAAACTACAGCGTGCTCTCACCTATACTGATGCTGAAATTGAAAATGAGGAAGTTGTGGCAGAGGATATTCAATATTGA
- the LOC18592725 gene encoding type IV inositol polyphosphate 5-phosphatase 3 isoform X3, with protein sequence MRKLLNITAKDSDYSADTDDEDDIGSDSETEEIYESCRESRFRGNRDEEPLPDLNGLDGLPKLRRRKSETFRAQYINTKEIRVCVGTWNVGGKVPPDDLDIDDWIDINKPADIYVLGLQEIVPLNAGNIFGAEDSRPVPKWENIIRETLNRIRPATTKVKCYSDPPSPSKFKPFDDVPNLEEEIILESDSDIGEEIHPLDEEPNSFDEVNNSAGNKSVFTNSGVSDCGGGAKLDVPVEQDLQRQFSSPKRLDRLNCLRMEDCAENVESPVSQQNRKFTRMLRGIEQNGKLTRMLSGTERIGLSWPEPPLNLLSQHVLERPSSFKSIKSFRATKSFQTYSSFKSMNNMASGLALLAELDLESLLKRKKRSSYVRIVSKQMVGIFLTIWVRRSLRRHIQNLKVSTVGVGVMGYIGNKGSISVSMSIHQTHFCFVCTHLTSGEKDGDELKRNADVHEILRRTHFHSLSAFGLPKSIHDHERIIWLGDLNYRINLSYEKTCALIFKKEWSKLIESDQLVRELRKGRTFDGWSEGALNFAPTYKYELNSEKYYGEDPKVGRRTPAWCDRILSYGKGMRQLSYRRTELQLSDHRPVSAIYMVEVEEFCPRKLQRALTYTDAEIENEEVVAEDIQY encoded by the exons ATGCGGAAATTGCTCAACATCACTGCCAAAGACTCCGATTACAGCGCCGATACCGATGATGAAGACGACATTGGTTCTGACTCTGAAACCGAAG AAATTTATGAATCGTGCAGAGAATCAAGGTTTAGAGGGAACAGAGATGAGGAACCTCTGCCTGATCTAAATG GCTTAGATGGTCTTCCAAAGTTAAGGAGACGAAAGTCAGAGACTTTTAGGGCGCAATACATAAACACAAAGGAAATAAG AGTATGCGTTGGTACCTGGAATGTTGGTGGAAAGGTTCCTCCTGATGACCTAGATATTGATGATTGGATAGATATCAATAAGCCTGCTGACATTTATGTGCTTGG TCTTCAGGAGATAGTACCATTAAATGCTGGGAATATTTTTGGTGCTGAAGATAGCCGCCCAGTTCCAAAGTGGGAAAACATCATTCGTGAAACGCTCAATAGAATTCGACCTGCAACTACCAAAGTAAAATGCTATAGCGATCCCCCATCTCCATCAAAGTTTAAGCCATTTGATGATGTCCCCAATTTAGAAGAGGAGATTATTCTTGAAAGTGATAGTGATATTGGTGAAGAAATTCATCCATTAGATGAAGAACCCAATAGTTTTGATGAAGTCAATAATTCAGCCGGAAATAAAAGTGTGTTCACCAATTCTGGGGTTTCAGACTGTGGTGGTGGTGCTAAACTTGATGTGCCAGTAGAACAGGATTTACAGAGGCAATTTTCTTCTCCAAAGAGGTTAGATAGATTGAATTGCTTGCGGATGGAGGATTGTGCTGAAAATGTAGAAAGCCCAGTCAGtcaacaaaatagaaaatttaccAGAATGCTTAGGGGGATTgaacaaaatggaaaattaaCCAGAATGCTTAGTGGGACTGAAAGGATTGGTTTGAGCTGGCCAGAGCCTCCACTAAACTTGCTATCTCAGCATGTTTTGGAGAGACCAAGTTCTTTCAAATCGATCAAGTCTTTTAGAGCAACCAAGTCTTTTCAAACATATAGTTCCTTCAAGTCCATGAACAACATGGCATCAGGGCTAGCTTTGCTTGCAGAACTTGACCTCGAATCCCTCCTGAAGCGAAAAAAAAGATCATCATATGTAAGAATAGTTAGTAAGCAGATGGTAGGAATTTTCCTCACTATATGGGTTCGTAGGAGTTTGCGCAGGCATATTCAGAATTTGAAGGTATCTACTGTTGGTGTTGGTGTTATGGGCTACATTGGTAACAAG GGATCTATATCAGTCAGCATGTCCATACATCAAACgcatttttgttttgtatgcACTCACCTGACATCAGGTGAAAAAGATGGAGATGAACTTAAAAGAAATGCTGACGTGCATGAAATACTTAGAAgaactcattttcattctctttctGCTTTTGGACTTCCCAAAAGCATTCATGATCATGA aaGAATAATTTGGTTGGGTGATCTAAATTACCGTATCAATCTGTCATATGAGAAAACATGTGCTCTCATCTTCAAGAAGGAGTGGTCCAAGTTGATTGAGAGTGACCAG CTTGTACGAGAGTTGCGCAAAGGTCGTACATTTGATGGATGGTCTGAGGGTGCTTTAAATTTTGCACCAACATACAAATATGAGTTAAATTCAGAGAAATACTATGGAGAAGATCCCAAGGTTGGGAGGCGCACGCCTGCATG GTGTGACCGTATCCTTTCTTATGGTAAAGGAATGAGACAACTAAGTTATAGGAGGACTGAGCTTCAACTTTCTGATCATCGGCCTGTTTCTGCCATTTATATGGTTGAGGTTGAGGAATTTTGTCCGAGGAAACTACAGCGTGCTCTCACCTATACTGATGCTGAAATTGAAAATGAGGAAGTTGTGGCAGAGGATATTCAATATTGA